From Microbacterium sp. CGR2:
TCGTCGAAGTCTTCCGGTCGGGCTTTTCGCAGGCTCGGGCCCAACATGAGCGCGGCATTGTTGACGAGTCCAGCCAGACGCACAGAGCGGTGCTCGGAAAGCGCCGTCGACACGGACGCGATGATCTCTTCGATACCTTCGACGCTCCGGAGATCGCTCCGCACCACATCGAGCACCGAAGGCCCGAGCTCACGCTGGACGCGAATCGCCCGAGAGACGTCGGCCACATGATGAAGGACAAGCTTGTAACCGTCGGTTGCAAGCCTGCGCGCGATCGCCGTCCCGATGCCTCCCGTGCCCCCGGTGACCACCGCTAGCCTGCCCATGGGGTCCGCCATCATGCAGCCTCGAGCAGTCCGAGAATGGACGCCGCGGTTCGATTGAGGGTCTCGGATGTCTCGGCCCAACGCTGCTCATGGACGATGATGGTCAGCTGCCCGAGGGCCGCCGACACGAGAACGTCTGACGCTTCGTCGACCCGTGTCCCCTCCCGCAAAAGGCCCTGCTCCGACGCCCGCGAGAGCTGCATCCGGACGAACCCGAGCCAGGTTCGGTATGGGCTGAGTCGGCGTTCGGGGAAGAACGTCCTCGACTCGAAGGTCATGCGCACCCCTGCTCGAACGCGGAGGTCCTGCTCGATGAGCCCTCCGACGGCAGAGAACGCTGCAACGATGGATTCTAGGGGTGGGACATCATCGATCAACAGCGCTTTCTGCATGTCGTGCATCTTCGAGCGCTCATATTCGAACAGGGCGGTGGCAACCGGGTGCATCTCTTTGAACTCAGGGCTGTTGCGGGCGGCGGGCACGAGATCGACCACGGCTAACATGGCCAGCTGCTCCTGCAGAGAATCATTCGCGGTCGGCACGCTCACCGTGCTTCCCTTTCGATGTATGCCGCTCTGGCATTGGCACTCGCGCCGGCCGTCGCATGCGCGGCGACGTGGACATCGTGGACGACGCCACGTGCAGTCCGATGCACGCGATCACGCGTCAGCTGGGCGAAGGCTCTCAGATGTGTCGGGCCGTGATCAGGAGCCGGTATGCCCGTCATTTGGATGCGTCGCATCCACAGCACCTCGGCGTCCTCCCGCCGAAGCCCAGCGTGGTGATAGGCGATCGCCTGAGTGAGCTGACCGAAGGTCGCTATGTAGTCGATCGCCGTCAACCCCGAATCGAAGTGCCACTCAGCGTCGACGCGCTGGTCGGAGAACTCGATCGCGCTCGGCACAGCGGTCGGGGACTCACGAAGAGAACGCTGAGGCACTGGTTCGGCCGCCTCTCCCCCGCGCGCGGGAACCGGCTCGTCAGCGGCGACGCCAAGGCGGACGTGCATCGTCCCGACGTCGGCCTCGATCGTGACCTGATGGGACGACGCCTGCAATCGTGCGGCGACACTCACGCGTTCGAGATCCGTGGTTGGCTGCCGGCCCGCGCGAAGGTCGAGGCTTCGAACCCATGAACGGCGCAACCAGCGAGTGAGATCGGGTGGCGACGTGTCCATGATCGCGAAACGAGCGAGGGCGACAGCGTCGATAGAGGTCAGGTGCCAATCCGTCGGCTGTTGGGGCAGATGAACGGAATAGGTGACATCGCCGGACGATGAGTCGGACAGAAAAGCGTACTCCGTCTCCCGGTATCTGCCGGCGAAGTATCGATCCCGGGCCGGGCCGAGCAGTTCCTCCCATCGACGCTCTCCGCCTCTGCGTGGCTCGTGTACGGACACTGAACTCGCTACCCCCGCCATGCTAGTTACGTTACATGCCGTTGTGTATTGCTGGGGTGGCGGTGTGCCCCACTAGGACGTGATGGGGTCCGCTGATATCGTCAGCGCATGAGTCAGAACCGTGTCGGACGGCCGCCCCAAGCGGGCATCAGCGTTGCGCTGATCAGCGCTGCGGAAAGCGTCATGACATCACTGGGTTACTCGGCACTCACCGTCGACGCACTGGTGACCGTGGTGGGCACCACGCGTCCGACGTTCTACCGCCGTTATCCCAGCGTTGCACACCTCGCCCTCGAAGTGATCATCAATCGTTTCGGCACCGGGCTGGAAGTCGATAACGGCAACCTGGTGGACGACTTGATCGAGTTGCAAAGGGCGGAATTGGAGATGTTCCGCAGCCACCTCATGCGGCGGAATCTTCCAGGGCTTCTGGAGAGCATCCGGCTCCACCCCGACGTCGCCGAGAGTTATTTCGCGCGCTTCATCGCACCGCGACGGGAGAACGTCCTTCGCGTTCTAGAACTGGCGCGTGCCCGTGGTGAGATCAGCGAGAGCCGCGACGACGATGAGCTCGCCTGCGATCTGCTCCTCGGGCCAATGCTTGCACGTGCGATCGTGCCGACCGGGGTGGGGCTCGATGATGCCCTCGCTGTCAACACCGCGCGAGCTGTCGTCCACCATTTGGCTGCTCAGCACTCACGCGTCGGATGAGCACGCGCACACATCACTCCCCGCGGAGCAGTTGAGAGTTCCTCAACTGGCGGGGCTGAAGAAGATGCCCTCGATATCGCCGTTGTCAGTAGTCGAGATGCTCAACGAAATCTCCTCCTCAGCGCCCTGGAGAGTGGTCACCGCGTCAGGGCCCGCCGCTTCGAAGCGGACAATCTCGAACGGCCCCTCGGGTCGCAGATCCTCGTTGATGAGCGCCGCCATTTCGTCCGCGGACATCTGCTCAAGGAAGCTCTCATCGAGCACCGATTCCCATTGACTGCCGGTGGTATCCGACTCGTCGTTCAGGATCTCCACGACCCAGCTCGTCCGTTCGCCAACGGCTGTGGACTCATCGATCTCGCCTTCGACGACAACCCCCGGTGCACAACCCACAAGGAGTGCGATCGGTGCCAGGAAGGCAAGGAAACGAATACGGCTAAACGACATGGTGTGTCCTTTCGTTGGTATCAATGTCGAATCGCGTCGCGGTTGCCGGAGACTGGAATGAGCCGCTGGCGATGAGCGCCACCACGAGGACGGCCGGCACGATCCAGCCTGACCAGCCGAGAATGGTCGCCTGCGTGGTGTCAACGGTCACCCCGTCAGCGGCGAACAAGTACAATGTTCCGCTCGCCGCGGCGTTCAATCCGCCGTGCGCGAGAGCCGGCGGCCACACCGACCCGGACCGTACCCTCAACCAGCCAAGGAGTGAACCCACGATCGTGCACATGCCGATCATCAGGAGGACGGCCATCCACCCGGGCGCCGCGGGGTAGTTGTAGCCGAGCAGGAGCAGCGGCGCGTGCCATGTGCCCCACAGCACACCAGACACCAGAACCGCGGGGACTATCCCCGACGGCAGGAGCTTCGGTAGCAGCCATCCTCGCCATCCGATCTCTTCCCCGAGAGCGGGCAGTAAGTTCACGAACGAGGCGAGGATGATTGCGCCGAATTGCGTCAGCACAAGCGGCCAGACGGACTCGGTGTCTCCTATGGCAGTGTTTGCTCGAAGTTCAGAAAGGCCCGCGAAGTCGCCGGGGTACGCCCCGATCAACGTGCCGACCACGAGAGCGACGACACACAGCAGAAGCATCCCCATCAGCCCGAGGAACGCGTATCCGAGAGTCCGCCGCCAGGGACGAATCGGGCGCAGCCCCAACGCCACCAACCTCTGGCGGGGGCGCTCGATAAACACGACGATGACGAGCGCTACCGCTGCAGGCGTCATCATCATCGCGAGAGCAGTGAGGCCGAACCAAGGGCTGAGCAGTCCCGAGCCGTTCCATAGCGGAAGAGCGACAGCCCAAGCGATCACCAGGACCGCGACGGCGTACAGCGCGATCAACATCCAGCGACTCCTGCGCGTCTCCATGATCACCTCCGGCAGTGGCTAACAATTACTTTACACACCCTGCCGTAACGGTTATGTTGTGGGCACAGTCACACCCACCTGGAAAGGACCAGACATGAAGAACCACCTCGGCCGCGCCTTACCGAAAACACTCCTCGGCGTCGTCCTCACCGGTGCGCTCACCGCGAGCACCGGACACATGGCCTCGGCGACGGAGAACGCGTCGGAAAGTGCGACGGTCTCCGTGGAGTCCAACTCTTCCCGTGCGACAGCGATCAGCGCCGATCAGATCAGCAAGTACTCCGATCGTGAGGTGCTTGAGCTCCTTCTCGCGGGCAAGGGTGCCATCGCTGAGGCGAACCCGAAGATCGTGGACGTGCTCGGTTTCGCACCCGATCGCGCTGAAATCTCCGACGAGGACCTCGCGCTGGTCGTCGACGCGTATCTCGCGTTCAACCCCAACTTCCGGGATCAGGTCCTGCCTGGCCTCACCTCAGGGGCGCCCAACGTGGTGAGCGAGTCCCTCGGCAACTTCTACAAGTCGGTCGTGGAATTCTGGGAGACCGACCCCATCTTCGCTGAGGCCCGAGAGGTCGTCGGCGACGAACCGCTGGTCACCACGAACGCCACCGGACAGGCGGTCCAGAACGTGAACTTCGTCGTGAACATCAACGTTCTCGCGAACATCAATGTCGCGGCTGTCGCGATCGGAGGCGCCGTCGTCCTCGCGTTCGCGTACGTCTACACGCGCTACCTCGATGACCCGAACACGCTGTACGAAGTCGACCAGGCGAACATGGTCCGAGACGTCACAGCCGCCCTCGCCTAAGAACGATCAAAAGTGACGAAGCAGACGATCATTGCGCTCGTCTCGTCCGTCGTCACAGCCGCCGTGCTGGGTATCGCGATCTTCGTATCGATGCCCAGCACGGTGCTGCATCCGAGGGATGGGTCGCCGTTGCGCGATGTAATGACAACGGTACTCCCAGAGAGCTGGCCGTTCTTCACCAAGCCGCCGTCCGACACGGAGATCACCGCCTACGTCCTGGACGACGGTACGCTCCGCTCAGCGTCGGCCTTTCCGAACGCGCATCCCGACAACTGGTTCGGCGTCTTGCGCACCCAACGAGCGCAAGGACCCGAGATGGCCAATCTCACCAGTCCGCTTCCGGCAGAGAACTGGGTCGAGTGTGCAGAAGACCGCTCCCGCGACTGTCTCGTGATCGCGGCGGAGACCGAGCCGGTCTCCATCGTCAACGACTATCCGACTCAGACGCTGTGCGGGAACGTCATCATCGTGGAGACCGCACCAGTCGCCTTCTCGTATCGAGACATGTACGAAGGATGGCGCCTCGATGAAAACGCCGTGCACTTGGATATCGAATGCTGAGCCGGTTAGAACGCGCCTTTCTGGCGCAGATCGCAGCGTTCCCCGGGTGGCACCTGCCGCTCGCGGCGGGACGGACCATTATCGCGCTCGCGCAGATATCCATCTTGCTCTTCACGCCGGCGGCAGCTCTGTTTGTCCCCATCGCCAACGGCCAGGCGGAGTCCCCCTGCATACGCCCACTCCTCGCCATCTCCCCCTACTGCTGGTTCCCCGACGACCGCCAACTCGTGAGCACAGTGGTCATCGTCGTACTCCTGTGGGTGGCGAGCGGGTTCCTTCCTCAGGTCACAGGCTTCGTCCACGCATGGCTGTCGTTTTCGTTCGCTCAGACGATCTCACTCCCTGACGGCGGCGACTACGTCGCACAGGTCACCACCCTCTTCCTCGCGTTCGTCTCGATCGGTCACCGGCGCTGGTGGTACTGGCAACGCTCTCCCGCTGCCCCGCCCCGAGCCTTGAACGTCCCGATAGCGGTCGGTGCAATGTGGGCAGTTCGCGCGCAGGTCGCCTGGATCTACCTGAACAGCGGCCTCTCGAAGGTCTCCGTGTCCGAGTGGCAGGAAGGCTCCGCGATCTACTACGTAGCCCGGATGGAGTGGTTCGGCGCCAGTGGACCCATCGGCGATCTGTTCCTCTGGGCCACCTCTATCCCTGCCGTCGCTCTCGCCATATCTTGGGGAACCATTATCGGAGAATGCGCGATCGCGGTATTCATCTTGATGCCTGGGCGGTGGCCGACGGTCGCTTTCGCGATCAGCGCCGCACTCCATCTGGCGATCATCGTCGCCATCGGGCTGTTCTCCTTCGGTTGGATCATGATCGGTGCTGTCATGTCAGCTGCAGCCCCTGCGCTCTCGACATTCCTTCCTTCATCACCGCCGACAGAGGACACCCAGACAAGCGACGATGAGCTCGCCGAATCCAGAACTGGAGTATGAACGATGTCACTCGCACGCCGCACCCTTGCAGCCCTGGCCAGCCTCCTGCCCGCCATCGCCATCGCGGTGACATACCTCTTCTGGAAAGAGGGACTCGGCTCGCAGGTCGCGTTCCACTGGGACGCTCGAGGCAGAGTCGACGGTGTCATCGAGACAGGTGGAGCCTTCGGACTCGCCCTGGGCATCGCCGCGACCGCCGGCGCAGTTGCCGCCATCGTCGTCCTGCTGAAGTCTCCGAGCTTGCGCACGAAGCGGGATGTCCTCACCTGGACAGGGTTCTTCGCCGGAATCGGAATGGCACTGTGGCTCGTCCCCGCAGGACTCACGTACGCCGCGGGAAACGCCCAAGACGCCGAACTCAACGGATGGCTGGCCCTCCTCGCCGCACTGTTGCTCTATGGCGTGCTTCTGCGCACCTGCGTCCCGTGCACAGAACAGCGTGAGATCGACCAAGAGTCCTCCGCGCGGACGATCACTACGGGCTGGGCAGCGACGGTCTACTCCCCTCAGATCGGTATTGCGTTCGCTATCTTCCTCGGCGCCGGCGCCGGCGGGCTCGCTGCAGCCCAGGAGGCACCGGTCATCGTGCGCGTGCTCATCTGGGCTGTCCTCGCAGTCGCGGCTGTTGCGCTGGTCGCGTTCGTCGGCATCAACGTACGGGTCGATCAGCGAGGGCTCCGCATCCGCTCAGCCCTTCTCCGGTTCCCGTTCAAGCAGGTTCCCGCCGACAAGCTCGGCGACATCCGGACAACAACCGTGCACGCATCGGACTGGGGTGGCTGGGGCATACGCAAGCGCAGCGGTTCGACGGCATTCATCGTCAACGGCCACCACGCAGTGAGCGCATCCCTCCGGGACGGTGGCGAAGTGCTCGTGACGGTACCCGAGCAGAAACTCCCGCGCGAACTGTCGGCCTGACCTGATCGAGCACCGCCAGCGTGTATCGATCCATCGATCTCGGTCGGGCCGTGGTGGTGGCACGCGGACGGTTTTGCGGGCCACAGCAGGCCGTCGCCGACGCCGACGCATTCAGAGAATCGGTGATCGTAATCACACTCACCCAGACCCGAGAGCTGGACCACACATCCGTAGCGGAGCACAAACGACACGCATCGGCGACGCCAGGCGCAGACCTGCACGCAGGTG
This genomic window contains:
- a CDS encoding AvrD family protein — its product is MAGVASSVSVHEPRRGGERRWEELLGPARDRYFAGRYRETEYAFLSDSSSGDVTYSVHLPQQPTDWHLTSIDAVALARFAIMDTSPPDLTRWLRRSWVRSLDLRAGRQPTTDLERVSVAARLQASSHQVTIEADVGTMHVRLGVAADEPVPARGGEAAEPVPQRSLRESPTAVPSAIEFSDQRVDAEWHFDSGLTAIDYIATFGQLTQAIAYHHAGLRREDAEVLWMRRIQMTGIPAPDHGPTHLRAFAQLTRDRVHRTARGVVHDVHVAAHATAGASANARAAYIEREAR
- a CDS encoding TetR/AcrR family transcriptional regulator; its protein translation is MSQNRVGRPPQAGISVALISAAESVMTSLGYSALTVDALVTVVGTTRPTFYRRYPSVAHLALEVIINRFGTGLEVDNGNLVDDLIELQRAELEMFRSHLMRRNLPGLLESIRLHPDVAESYFARFIAPRRENVLRVLELARARGEISESRDDDELACDLLLGPMLARAIVPTGVGLDDALAVNTARAVVHHLAAQHSRVG
- a CDS encoding Cpe/LpqF family protein (Related to clavulanate biosynthesis protein Cpe, which has an isomerase-like N-terminal domain and a beta-lactamase-like C-terminal domain.) encodes the protein MSFSRIRFLAFLAPIALLVGCAPGVVVEGEIDESTAVGERTSWVVEILNDESDTTGSQWESVLDESFLEQMSADEMAALINEDLRPEGPFEIVRFEAAGPDAVTTLQGAEEEISLSISTTDNGDIEGIFFSPAS
- a CDS encoding CPBP family intramembrane glutamic endopeptidase: MLIALYAVAVLVIAWAVALPLWNGSGLLSPWFGLTALAMMMTPAAVALVIVVFIERPRQRLVALGLRPIRPWRRTLGYAFLGLMGMLLLCVVALVVGTLIGAYPGDFAGLSELRANTAIGDTESVWPLVLTQFGAIILASFVNLLPALGEEIGWRGWLLPKLLPSGIVPAVLVSGVLWGTWHAPLLLLGYNYPAAPGWMAVLLMIGMCTIVGSLLGWLRVRSGSVWPPALAHGGLNAAASGTLYLFAADGVTVDTTQATILGWSGWIVPAVLVVALIASGSFQSPATATRFDIDTNERTHHVV
- a CDS encoding SdpA family antimicrobial peptide system protein; amino-acid sequence: MTKQTIIALVSSVVTAAVLGIAIFVSMPSTVLHPRDGSPLRDVMTTVLPESWPFFTKPPSDTEITAYVLDDGTLRSASAFPNAHPDNWFGVLRTQRAQGPEMANLTSPLPAENWVECAEDRSRDCLVIAAETEPVSIVNDYPTQTLCGNVIIVETAPVAFSYRDMYEGWRLDENAVHLDIEC